A window of Leptospira fainei serovar Hurstbridge str. BUT 6 contains these coding sequences:
- a CDS encoding ABC transporter ATP-binding protein — translation MNILEVHNLSKSFGKLAVVDSLNLIVEEGEIFALIGPNGAGKTTTIKMLTTLLPPSSGEAYIGGFNLKTQTDQIRRMIGYVPQMVSVDGNLTGYENLMLFAKLYDLPRKEQKERVKDALHFMGLDSFGEVLIQKYSGGMVRRLEIAQATIHRPKLLFLDEPTVGLDPIGRNVVWEHILALRKEYATTIVMTTHLMDEAEKLCTRIALMSKGKLAAVGSPAQLKESIGGSNKSLEEVFIHYAQEDLNESNGNFHSVNLERKTAKRLG, via the coding sequence ATGAATATTTTAGAAGTCCATAACCTAAGCAAATCGTTCGGTAAATTAGCGGTTGTCGACTCTCTTAATCTAATAGTCGAAGAAGGGGAGATTTTCGCTCTTATTGGCCCGAACGGGGCAGGTAAAACCACGACAATTAAGATGTTGACCACGCTTCTTCCTCCTAGTTCGGGCGAAGCTTATATAGGAGGGTTTAATCTTAAAACCCAAACCGATCAAATCCGTCGAATGATCGGTTACGTACCTCAGATGGTTTCAGTGGATGGAAATTTAACCGGTTACGAGAATTTAATGCTATTTGCTAAACTTTATGATCTTCCTCGGAAAGAGCAAAAAGAAAGAGTTAAGGATGCGCTTCATTTTATGGGTTTGGATTCTTTTGGAGAAGTGCTAATTCAAAAGTATTCGGGTGGAATGGTTCGAAGATTGGAAATTGCGCAAGCGACAATTCATCGACCTAAATTGCTGTTTCTTGACGAGCCGACGGTCGGATTGGATCCGATCGGGAGAAACGTTGTTTGGGAACATATATTGGCGCTCCGGAAGGAATACGCCACTACTATCGTAATGACAACGCATTTGATGGACGAGGCCGAAAAACTTTGCACGAGAATAGCTCTAATGTCGAAGGGAAAGCTAGCGGCAGTCGGTTCTCCGGCTCAACTAAAAGAATCCATCGGAGGTTCCAATAAATCGCTGGAGGAAGTCTTTATACACTATGCTCAAGAAGACCTAAACGAATCCAACGGAAATTTTCATTCGGTTAATTTGGAGCGGAAAACCGCGAAAAGGTTAGGTTGA
- a CDS encoding patatin-like phospholipase family protein, with product MNIKGKKISLVLGGGGALAAFEVGVIRWLKENNAHIVGSYGTSAGALNSALLAQDDYKGLEALWGSFTEKKTFFKQWPLGIFQSYWKRAALNPAPLYKLIEKYTDPSKILRSGIRFGAIMTNMSLGTKESYILSKENLSEFRKALEASSAVQSIFPPVQINDYLYGDGGLTENVPLELAKKDISNSNADLFVVISCSKVLDPVLPANANYFRYLIRTIDILLNDRERSGLDKLEPDTILIEPDKGSGFFSILDTRQESLQKLIGLGYDRAKTLFQSS from the coding sequence ATGAATATCAAGGGAAAGAAAATCTCGCTTGTTCTAGGCGGTGGAGGTGCATTAGCGGCTTTCGAAGTCGGGGTTATTCGGTGGCTAAAGGAGAACAATGCGCATATTGTCGGCAGTTATGGGACGTCGGCGGGAGCGTTGAATTCAGCGTTATTAGCCCAGGATGATTATAAGGGCCTCGAAGCGTTATGGGGATCTTTCACCGAAAAAAAAACCTTTTTTAAGCAATGGCCGCTAGGAATATTTCAATCTTATTGGAAACGTGCGGCTTTGAACCCGGCTCCACTCTATAAATTAATCGAAAAATATACGGATCCATCCAAAATATTAAGAAGCGGGATCCGCTTCGGCGCGATTATGACTAACATGTCTCTCGGCACTAAGGAATCCTATATTTTATCGAAAGAAAATTTATCCGAATTTAGAAAAGCTCTCGAAGCTTCGTCGGCGGTTCAAAGTATTTTTCCGCCGGTTCAGATTAACGATTATCTCTATGGAGATGGCGGATTAACCGAGAACGTTCCTTTAGAGTTAGCTAAGAAGGATATCAGCAATTCAAACGCCGATTTGTTTGTGGTCATAAGCTGTAGCAAAGTTTTAGATCCGGTTTTACCGGCAAACGCCAATTATTTTAGATATTTAATCAGAACGATCGATATACTTCTGAACGATCGAGAGAGAAGCGGATTGGATAAGCTTGAGCCGGATACGATATTGATTGAACCTGATAAAGGATCCGGATTTTTCTCTATATTAGATACTCGGCAAGAGTCTCTTCAGAAGTTAATCGGCTTAGGTTACGATAGAGCAAAGACCCTCTTTCAATCTTCCTAA
- a CDS encoding response regulator transcription factor, with protein sequence MKRSLFFVDDHPLVLAGLENALIGVDDLRIDGVARSRNQAKHRLRIDPLPDLTLLDIQLPDGSVFALLEELQTERRSFPFAILTSSRDWDHLRRAGQLGARGYLLKDSEPLEILSAVRKMISGERLFPDFPVGVQVLPEELILSFHKLTEREKELLRYISKGFMNREIAEMLGISLRTVEAHRANAAEKLGVKGSMQFSTILVQLRDLLDS encoded by the coding sequence TTGAAGCGTAGTTTATTTTTTGTCGACGATCATCCGCTTGTGCTTGCCGGCCTCGAGAATGCGCTGATCGGAGTCGATGATCTTAGAATTGACGGAGTAGCTCGTTCTAGAAACCAAGCGAAACATAGATTGCGTATAGACCCTCTTCCGGATTTGACTCTTCTCGATATTCAACTTCCGGACGGATCCGTATTTGCTCTGTTAGAGGAACTTCAAACGGAGCGTAGAAGTTTTCCATTCGCAATCCTAACTTCTTCTCGTGACTGGGATCATTTACGCCGCGCCGGACAATTGGGCGCTCGCGGCTATTTATTAAAAGATTCCGAGCCGCTGGAAATATTATCAGCGGTCAGAAAAATGATTTCCGGGGAAAGATTATTTCCGGATTTCCCGGTGGGTGTCCAGGTCTTACCGGAAGAACTCATCCTCTCTTTCCATAAATTGACGGAAAGGGAAAAGGAACTCCTACGATATATATCTAAAGGTTTTATGAATCGTGAGATCGCGGAGATGCTAGGAATCAGCTTACGAACCGTTGAAGCACATCGTGCGAACGCCGCTGAAAAACTAGGAGTCAAAGGAAGCATGCAATTCTCGACAATTCTCGTGCAACTTAGAGATCTTCTAGATTCGTAA
- a CDS encoding response regulator transcription factor, producing MKFLIIEDDVRMADLIKRGLEEEGFEVSVAYDGNMGRKLALNYEFDLIITDIVLPVFNGLELCKEIRTVKPNIPIIMLTALGATDDKIEAFDSGADDYLVKPFDFRELHVRIRTLLKRTNASGNSGFLLKFSDLVMNMQTKTVARAGVEIELTPKEFKFLEYLVRNNGRVLSRREIAEKVWETNFDTGTNFIDVYINYLRKKIDKDFPTKLIHTKSGMGFILKEGS from the coding sequence ATGAAATTCCTCATCATCGAAGACGATGTCCGAATGGCCGATCTAATTAAAAGAGGATTGGAAGAGGAAGGTTTCGAAGTTTCAGTCGCGTATGACGGTAATATGGGCAGGAAGCTGGCGTTAAATTACGAATTCGATTTAATTATCACGGATATAGTCCTTCCCGTTTTTAACGGCTTGGAATTATGCAAAGAGATCAGAACCGTAAAGCCGAATATTCCAATCATCATGCTGACTGCACTTGGGGCTACGGACGATAAGATCGAAGCCTTCGATTCGGGGGCCGATGATTATTTAGTTAAACCTTTCGATTTCAGGGAACTTCATGTAAGAATCAGAACTTTATTAAAAAGAACTAACGCTAGCGGCAATTCCGGATTTTTGCTTAAATTCTCCGATTTAGTAATGAATATGCAAACCAAAACGGTCGCTCGTGCCGGAGTCGAGATCGAATTAACTCCGAAAGAGTTTAAGTTTTTGGAATACTTAGTGAGAAATAACGGTCGAGTTCTATCGAGGCGAGAAATTGCGGAAAAGGTTTGGGAAACGAATTTCGACACAGGAACGAATTTTATAGACGTATATATAAACTATTTACGAAAGAAAATAGACAAGGACTTTCCGACTAAATTGATTCACACGAAATCAGGAATGGGTTTTATCTTGAAAGAGGGTTCTTGA
- a CDS encoding sensor histidine kinase produces the protein MKIRLKLTLLFTALFSILLLMFALIVYASFSNNREEEYYKRLKGQAVTKAELLLEAKVPPEVLQLIYKSSPNTLFEEEIAIYDENLNLLYHDSVELDKVKETRSMFQDILEKGEIKFYTNNLQAVGLLHIHGGKKYIITAAARDGYGFAILQKLRYRLIAGYIIMVGLTLVLGRLFAKQSLDPVSKLISKVAEITATSLDSRIVVGKGKDEITELGLTFNEMLDRLEKSFKAQKEFVSNISHELRTPLSAIVAELELSQNKRRTVEEYRNIIGLTLSDAKKLVRLISDLLDLAKTSYDPSAISFRRIRIDEVLLDARSELVAKNKHYNVDLVFSEDFEQSEALTMSGNEYLVKLAFLNIIENGCKFSNDNRSQVFIGMSKGNSMILEFKDCGIGIGKEDLPNVFNFFFRGDNGKFAEGNGIGLSLTQNIVLLHKGSISIRSKPNEGTSVRLEFDLS, from the coding sequence GTGAAAATTCGACTTAAATTAACCCTTTTATTCACCGCACTTTTTTCCATCTTACTGTTGATGTTCGCATTAATAGTCTACGCTTCATTCAGCAATAATCGGGAAGAAGAGTATTATAAGAGGTTAAAAGGCCAGGCGGTAACGAAAGCGGAATTATTGTTAGAGGCAAAAGTTCCACCCGAAGTACTGCAACTGATCTATAAAAGCTCGCCGAACACACTTTTCGAGGAGGAAATCGCCATCTACGACGAGAATTTGAATCTATTATATCATGATTCTGTGGAATTGGATAAAGTAAAAGAAACTCGCTCGATGTTCCAAGATATCCTTGAAAAAGGTGAAATCAAATTTTACACGAACAATTTACAGGCCGTCGGATTATTGCATATCCATGGGGGAAAGAAATATATCATAACTGCCGCCGCCAGGGATGGATACGGTTTTGCGATTCTGCAGAAACTCAGATATAGATTGATTGCCGGTTATATCATTATGGTCGGACTGACCTTGGTTTTAGGCCGTTTATTCGCAAAGCAATCTTTAGACCCGGTATCGAAGCTCATCAGTAAAGTCGCGGAGATTACCGCCACCAGTCTCGATTCTAGAATCGTCGTCGGAAAAGGTAAAGATGAAATAACAGAGTTAGGTCTAACCTTTAACGAAATGTTGGATCGATTGGAGAAATCGTTTAAGGCCCAAAAAGAATTTGTATCCAATATATCGCATGAATTGCGTACTCCGCTATCGGCTATCGTTGCCGAACTTGAATTATCACAAAACAAAAGAAGGACTGTCGAAGAATACAGAAATATCATCGGATTAACTTTGTCCGATGCAAAAAAATTGGTCCGACTGATAAGCGATTTACTTGATCTCGCCAAAACAAGTTACGATCCGTCTGCAATCAGTTTTAGACGCATTAGAATCGATGAAGTGTTGCTGGATGCGAGATCCGAATTGGTCGCTAAAAATAAGCACTATAATGTCGATTTAGTCTTTAGCGAAGATTTCGAACAATCCGAAGCGCTCACTATGAGCGGGAATGAATACCTGGTAAAATTAGCTTTCCTGAATATTATCGAAAACGGGTGCAAGTTTTCAAACGACAACCGATCTCAGGTCTTTATCGGAATGAGCAAAGGTAATTCAATGATTCTTGAATTTAAGGATTGCGGAATTGGAATCGGAAAGGAAGACCTGCCCAACGTTTTTAATTTCTTTTTTCGAGGGGACAATGGGAAATTTGCGGAAGGAAACGGAATCGGCCTATCCTTGACGCAAAACATCGTCTTACTTCACAAGGGTTCGATAAGTATTCGGTCGAAGCCTAATGAAGGGACATCCGTGAGGCTTGAGTTCGATTTATCCTAG
- a CDS encoding SDR family NAD(P)-dependent oxidoreductase: MNQTPFEGKKVFIAGGSAGIGKGLAMSFAKKGASVMIAARGESALLETVAELKKAANSSAIFGHVAVDVSDSAQVRIAAKKVLDTLGGLDLLICNSGYAQAGTVENLDETTFRTLMDVNYFGHVNLAKAFQAHFAAQHSGDIIFVSSMLAILSVYGYSAYSASKFAIVGFSQAFRQEMLLHNVRVKLFLPPTTDTPGLLKENEDKPLLCKEIEMGSALNATHSVETVVKAFIDWLPSRKFFGYATWDSWLQYFLARHFPELTLKIADGELRSAQLRLLKKNNRT, from the coding sequence ATGAATCAAACTCCGTTTGAGGGTAAGAAAGTCTTTATCGCCGGCGGATCCGCCGGAATCGGAAAAGGTCTCGCAATGTCGTTTGCGAAGAAAGGAGCAAGCGTGATGATCGCCGCCAGAGGAGAATCCGCTCTATTGGAAACGGTCGCCGAATTGAAAAAAGCGGCCAATTCGTCGGCAATTTTCGGACATGTGGCGGTAGATGTTTCCGATTCGGCTCAGGTTCGAATCGCCGCTAAGAAGGTTCTCGATACTCTTGGTGGTCTCGACCTTTTAATCTGCAACAGCGGATACGCTCAAGCGGGAACCGTTGAAAATCTGGATGAAACGACATTTCGGACGTTAATGGATGTTAATTACTTCGGCCATGTGAACTTGGCAAAAGCGTTTCAAGCGCATTTCGCGGCTCAGCATTCGGGAGATATAATATTCGTTTCTTCGATGTTGGCTATCTTATCCGTTTACGGATATTCCGCGTACTCTGCCAGCAAATTTGCGATCGTCGGTTTTTCACAAGCCTTTAGACAAGAAATGCTATTGCATAATGTTCGAGTAAAACTTTTCCTCCCGCCGACTACGGATACGCCTGGCCTTCTAAAGGAGAACGAAGATAAGCCTTTATTGTGTAAGGAAATCGAAATGGGTTCCGCATTGAATGCGACTCATTCTGTGGAAACCGTAGTCAAGGCATTCATTGATTGGCTGCCGTCCCGTAAATTTTTCGGATATGCGACCTGGGATTCTTGGCTTCAATACTTTCTCGCGAGACATTTTCCGGAATTGACCCTTAAAATTGCCGATGGGGAGTTGCGATCCGCCCAATTGCGTCTTTTGAAAAAAAATAATCGAACATAA
- a CDS encoding class I SAM-dependent methyltransferase produces the protein MSNSTSRPEDMALAIGAKKLHEGRQFMYDAAKRYHDSFKDPKTGFFKSEYLEKRSCPVCFKNNERVIFNADGGVYVKCNECGMGYLNPVFTDDSLTKFYTGNNTVQSEVVENESDFYKKIYMKGLEALTPHTKKGAILDVGCSAGGFLDLAKANGWDTWGVELNEAEIAYAKKKGHKAFNQMLESIEFPIKFNAITLWDVFEHIKDGHKYLKLMKSLLQPDGVIFIQVPNFHSLAARVLQEKCKMFDGLEHVNLYSPVTLKAIAEKNSFELASMNTVISEIPIVNNYVNYEDAYLGDIPHGGKVLNLIDEKLLHENYLGYKIQAVLKNTH, from the coding sequence GTGAGCAATAGTACGAGTAGGCCAGAGGATATGGCTTTGGCGATAGGGGCAAAAAAACTCCACGAGGGTCGGCAGTTTATGTACGACGCTGCAAAGCGATATCATGATTCCTTTAAGGATCCTAAAACCGGTTTTTTTAAATCAGAATATCTCGAAAAACGAAGCTGCCCTGTTTGTTTTAAAAATAATGAGAGGGTGATTTTTAACGCGGATGGAGGAGTTTACGTTAAATGCAACGAATGCGGTATGGGATACTTAAACCCCGTCTTTACGGATGACTCTCTTACGAAATTTTATACCGGCAATAACACGGTTCAATCCGAAGTCGTCGAAAATGAAAGCGATTTTTATAAAAAAATATACATGAAAGGACTAGAAGCGTTAACTCCACACACGAAAAAAGGAGCTATTCTAGACGTAGGATGTTCTGCAGGTGGCTTTCTAGACCTTGCAAAAGCTAACGGTTGGGATACATGGGGAGTTGAACTGAACGAAGCCGAGATTGCATATGCCAAAAAGAAAGGTCATAAGGCATTTAATCAGATGCTTGAAAGTATCGAATTTCCAATTAAGTTTAATGCGATTACGTTGTGGGATGTGTTTGAACACATCAAAGATGGACATAAATATTTGAAGTTAATGAAAAGTCTACTCCAGCCGGACGGTGTGATTTTCATTCAGGTTCCGAACTTCCACTCGTTAGCTGCAAGAGTGCTCCAGGAAAAATGCAAGATGTTTGACGGATTGGAGCATGTAAATCTTTATTCGCCAGTAACTCTGAAGGCAATCGCCGAAAAGAATTCCTTCGAATTAGCGTCTATGAACACTGTCATTTCCGAAATCCCCATAGTTAATAATTATGTTAATTATGAAGATGCGTATTTAGGCGATATTCCCCATGGCGGTAAAGTATTGAATCTTATCGATGAAAAATTGCTTCACGAAAATTACCTCGGATATAAAATCCAGGCTGTTCTGAAAAATACGCATTGA
- a CDS encoding ABC transporter permease translates to MINFIKKTLIISELEIRKIIHDPSEIITRSVQPALWLLIFGQVFAKMPFLANRTDYLSFMTPGILAQSVLFVSIFSGIAIIWERDLGLIQKMLSTPTPRTAMVLGKAISAGFRTLPIVIIIYLLALILGVSIHWDVFKILGVLLFVFLGSIFFSTFSLIIACLVKTRERFMGIGQLLTMPLFFASNAIYPIEIMPDWLKMISHVNPLTYVIDALRSLMLDFPSNFGVVFDFGVLFIASFSVVLIGGVLYKRVAV, encoded by the coding sequence ATGATTAATTTTATTAAAAAAACGTTAATTATTAGTGAACTGGAAATTCGAAAGATTATACATGATCCTTCGGAAATCATTACAAGGTCCGTTCAACCTGCTCTTTGGTTGCTGATTTTCGGACAAGTTTTTGCAAAGATGCCGTTTTTAGCGAATCGAACAGATTATCTTTCGTTTATGACTCCGGGGATTCTTGCCCAAAGCGTATTATTCGTTTCAATTTTCTCCGGTATCGCCATAATCTGGGAAAGAGATCTCGGGTTAATTCAGAAGATGCTAAGTACTCCGACTCCAAGAACAGCCATGGTTTTGGGAAAAGCGATCTCGGCAGGATTTCGTACTCTCCCGATCGTTATCATTATTTATCTTTTAGCGCTTATCTTAGGCGTATCGATTCATTGGGACGTTTTTAAGATCCTGGGTGTCTTATTATTCGTGTTTTTAGGTTCCATATTCTTTTCCACTTTTTCTTTAATTATAGCCTGTTTGGTTAAGACTAGAGAAAGGTTCATGGGAATAGGTCAATTACTGACTATGCCTTTATTCTTCGCGAGCAACGCAATCTATCCGATCGAAATCATGCCCGATTGGCTTAAGATGATCTCTCATGTAAATCCTCTTACATACGTGATTGACGCGCTTCGTTCGCTAATGCTGGACTTCCCCTCGAATTTCGGAGTGGTTTTCGATTTCGGAGTCTTATTTATCGCTTCCTTTTCGGTAGTTCTTATCGGAGGGGTTCTATACAAAAGAGTTGCCGTATAA
- a CDS encoding AraC family transcriptional regulator, producing MEFVHHSLKIMIYFGAGVSFLYAFLEVIKPSPSSKLLVLVMLLTGSILIRYGWYSDSWQIENPYLFLFLHTSITLVGPLLYLYGSSRLYESLDEIVSFRNSITKYGPHFLLSFFFAVFEIFYFQQDAVELRNLVQRSAIQFDWDLIHFGTLIACIQVSIYSLFCLHIYHKISRKYEIYELKLVWIILLLPVIANSMIGPAFFLKNFLLFEIGASCISLIVFMMFVLKERYPGFFKEMNLVIHTAKYQNTSLLPKEIQQADEKIKEILERQKFYRDNELRLTDLAAGLGLTVHQTSRYLNEIHRMSFYELINHYRVREACRLLIANPTTSVLEIGFEVGFNSKSTFNSQFVKVTGMSPALYRKNFLGRE from the coding sequence ATGGAATTTGTTCATCATAGCTTAAAAATAATGATTTATTTCGGAGCGGGGGTTTCCTTTCTCTATGCCTTTCTTGAGGTCATAAAGCCGAGCCCTTCGAGTAAATTATTAGTGTTAGTGATGTTACTCACCGGCTCGATTCTTATTCGTTACGGTTGGTATTCCGATTCCTGGCAGATCGAAAATCCGTATTTATTCCTATTTCTTCATACTAGCATAACTCTCGTCGGTCCGTTGCTTTATCTTTACGGGAGTTCCCGTCTATACGAATCCCTGGATGAAATCGTCAGTTTCCGGAATTCAATAACCAAATACGGACCTCATTTTCTGCTTTCCTTCTTCTTCGCAGTTTTCGAAATTTTCTACTTTCAGCAGGATGCGGTAGAATTACGAAATCTTGTTCAACGGAGTGCGATTCAATTCGACTGGGATTTAATACATTTCGGAACACTTATCGCCTGTATTCAAGTCTCTATCTACTCCTTATTCTGCCTGCATATCTATCATAAGATCAGCCGTAAATACGAGATTTACGAGCTGAAATTGGTGTGGATCATTCTTCTATTACCGGTGATTGCGAATAGCATGATCGGGCCTGCTTTCTTTTTAAAGAATTTTCTCCTATTCGAAATCGGAGCCTCTTGTATAAGCCTCATCGTTTTCATGATGTTCGTTTTGAAAGAAAGATATCCTGGCTTTTTCAAGGAAATGAATCTTGTCATTCATACCGCCAAATACCAAAATACGAGCCTCCTCCCGAAAGAAATTCAGCAAGCCGACGAAAAGATTAAGGAAATATTGGAACGACAGAAATTCTATCGCGATAACGAACTTCGCCTGACCGATTTAGCCGCCGGTTTAGGTTTAACCGTCCATCAAACTTCTCGCTATTTGAACGAAATTCATAGAATGAGTTTCTACGAATTGATAAACCATTATAGGGTCCGGGAAGCCTGCAGGCTTTTAATCGCCAATCCTACAACATCGGTATTAGAGATCGGTTTCGAAGTAGGGTTTAATTCTAAGTCGACCTTCAACTCGCAATTCGTAAAGGTCACCGGAATGTCTCCCGCATTGTACAGAAAAAATTTCTTAGGAAGAGAATAA
- a CDS encoding C45 family peptidase, with translation MNQRQTHPLAILQLKGTQEEMGRQFGEIMNVIGQFEPIFDFYPAMAQNLLLGSLPRGSRNSLAKGVTSLFVKALQGKMKKHRPAEFSKRTLAALAVAGQSSKIERELFTMDAFQNAVGLLGKIQILPELGHITGWGNAQLVPACTSVAVWGDQSQDGNLYHARNFDFPGVDVWDLRPIIVFCTPTSGLRYGYIACRGADVPGITAFNEAGLTIAFHTRFHRQVGFGGLGVIDFGHKIISEAKSIDDAARIARSNKINSTWGAIVTNYTEKGPKAAVIETNYGDVDITYSNQGAESFVNTNHYLSSRLQQGELLAAPVFSHHSQSRYDRAQQLLDEQKPKGTSVLDLQNLLNDSIDPTSGGQRVMGSTIRQITSVKSVVMSPEAQKIYISVGTAPTGGGPYIEIPMSWESPGHKIIDFPKKEKSKNGKADNSGQTIAVKHYKNAMLLNDTATSANLDEVIEQLQLAGRYAENDPSLLFLEAMLHLEKDRFRQGGELLEKAVAYESSPFRKRQAELWLARTYSASGKRSGSEHFYKKVRKSDDSSQNFVWKKKAFSDNGSYSARKLRKVSPNFLLVDANEL, from the coding sequence ATGAATCAGCGACAGACTCACCCACTAGCAATTTTACAACTGAAAGGAACCCAGGAGGAAATGGGCCGACAATTCGGCGAAATCATGAACGTCATAGGTCAGTTCGAACCGATCTTCGATTTCTATCCTGCAATGGCTCAAAATTTGCTATTAGGCAGCTTGCCCAGAGGAAGCCGGAATTCTTTGGCTAAGGGAGTTACTTCTCTTTTTGTAAAAGCCCTGCAAGGCAAAATGAAGAAGCATAGGCCGGCGGAATTTTCTAAGCGGACTCTTGCAGCACTAGCGGTGGCTGGGCAATCTTCCAAAATTGAAAGAGAGTTATTTACCATGGATGCATTTCAAAATGCAGTAGGTCTCTTGGGAAAAATTCAAATTCTTCCCGAGCTAGGTCATATAACCGGCTGGGGAAATGCGCAATTGGTTCCTGCATGTACGAGCGTAGCGGTTTGGGGAGACCAAAGTCAGGACGGGAATTTATACCATGCACGAAACTTTGATTTTCCTGGAGTCGATGTTTGGGATTTACGGCCGATTATCGTATTTTGTACTCCGACTAGCGGTTTGCGATACGGTTATATTGCATGTCGCGGTGCGGATGTTCCCGGTATAACCGCGTTCAATGAAGCGGGTTTAACGATAGCGTTTCATACGAGATTCCATCGACAAGTCGGCTTTGGGGGATTAGGTGTCATTGACTTCGGACATAAAATTATTTCCGAAGCCAAATCGATAGATGATGCCGCAAGAATAGCCAGGTCTAATAAAATTAATTCCACTTGGGGAGCGATCGTTACGAATTATACGGAAAAAGGGCCGAAAGCCGCCGTGATAGAAACCAACTACGGAGACGTGGATATCACATATTCCAATCAGGGCGCCGAGAGTTTCGTAAATACGAATCATTACCTAAGCTCGCGATTACAGCAGGGAGAATTGCTAGCGGCTCCGGTTTTTTCCCACCATAGTCAAAGTAGATATGATCGTGCGCAACAGCTCTTGGACGAACAAAAGCCAAAAGGAACGAGTGTATTAGATCTACAAAATTTGTTAAACGACTCAATCGATCCGACAAGCGGCGGCCAAAGGGTCATGGGTTCGACCATCAGACAAATTACTTCGGTAAAATCGGTAGTAATGAGTCCGGAGGCCCAAAAGATCTATATTTCAGTGGGCACAGCGCCGACCGGCGGCGGCCCTTACATTGAAATTCCTATGAGTTGGGAGTCCCCGGGTCATAAAATTATCGATTTTCCTAAAAAGGAAAAATCTAAAAACGGCAAAGCCGATAATTCGGGACAAACGATAGCCGTAAAACATTATAAAAATGCAATGTTATTGAATGATACGGCGACCTCCGCAAATTTGGATGAAGTAATCGAACAACTTCAGCTCGCCGGTCGATACGCGGAAAATGATCCGTCCCTTCTGTTTTTGGAGGCTATGCTGCATTTGGAAAAAGATCGATTTAGACAAGGTGGAGAACTTTTGGAGAAAGCGGTTGCCTACGAATCGTCTCCTTTTCGCAAACGACAGGCGGAGCTCTGGCTTGCACGGACTTATTCGGCTTCCGGAAAAAGATCTGGATCCGAACATTTTTATAAAAAAGTTCGGAAATCGGATGATTCTTCTCAGAACTTTGTCTGGAAGAAAAAGGCCTTCAGTGATAATGGAAGCTATTCGGCGCGAAAACTAAGAAAAGTTTCTCCGAATTTCCTATTGGTGGACGCAAACGAACTATAA